Genomic DNA from Stigmatopora nigra isolate UIUO_SnigA chromosome 17, RoL_Snig_1.1, whole genome shotgun sequence:
TTGTCAAAAAGGGACATTGCATCGCAATGATTGCCCAGTGAACTGGGGGGGTCATGCTCAAAACACGACAAAGACTGAAGCAAACCTGGCTGTGCTCCACCGCTGAACAAGAAAACGTGCGCCATTACACAAACTCGAGCAGCATTGCGCATACCGTACTGTATGTCTGCCAGGGGCATGACTATGTACTTGCTTGTAAAGTGGGGCAGGGGTGAGTGTTTTCCTGCTCTTGAGCCAGAGGACAGTCACAAAGGTTACTGTAGTGCATGCCTTCATTTTACCACCATCAACTCAGGGGGTTTCTTGACTGTAATCAATAGTTTGGACTTAACTAAGTCGtaattttaattgcaaaataaaccccaaaaagcacaaaacacaGTTTTGAACCCATTTCGCTGTTGGCCAGGAAGCCAGTTACCAGTAGGCATGTACAGTGAATCCCCAAGTTTCGGGTTCCCTacttcatgtgttttttttccacgttaCCAAGTAGAATGTGAAGTTTTTTCGTCccatttttacagattttttcccCGTCAACAAGAATTTCTCTCATGCACCCAAAAACTTCCAAAATTCCAACGGTTGGTGTGCATCATGGATTTACTGGTCTGTTATTGGTCAAGGTCACTAAGATAGCCGAAGATTGGCCGAAATCCcttagagagagagaatgatgcctctctctctctctctctctctttatcgcTCGTTCAGTTCAAAATCTCACTAGTTTAATTCAAACTCCAATTCTTTAACTTTAACAAACATTTCTATTGCCCGCAATATGCCAATTTTCCCTTACGATCCCAACTTCGGAACGGGTTAATGTCGTACCTCGGGAGTCGTGCACTGCAAAGCTGAGTGGGTTTTCCACATAGAAGTGGACCAGTCGATCAAATGATCGGTGCCaaccctcccaatcaaaatgaattggacatccctAGTCGCCAATAGCAGCAAATTAGTGAACATTTAAACGAAAAGCAAAATGATCCATCATAGTTTAACAACCACAACGAAACAATCCTAAATCTTGATTCGAGTGTTTACCTTTCCGACAAGGACTAACTTTAAGGAGGCCTGTTCCCAGACACTCCTGCGGAGTGACGCAGAAACCCTCGTTGGCTGGATTCTCCTCTTTGCTGGCTAGGACAGAACGGGGCGGCGTGAAGCGGTATGCCGGGATACCTCTCACCTCCACATCTTTTTCAAACTCCATGTAGATGGACCTATATATgaacataaacaaaacaacttttttttttattcttgtgcaTGTTGATAcagtcatacttctacttacgacattaattggttccagaacttttttcgtaacttgaaaatttcgtaagtagaggtgtactttagacctaaaatatggaagtgaaaaaaaattgtctgcTATTGACAATAATCGACCTCCACTTTACTGAAACTGGCTGTGGATGTTCATCTTTTAATGCCATTTCCAAACCAaattgactgggaggggcgccccagttaaaatggattagacgccCAGCACCATCAATGGAGGCAAGTTCAAACATAAACTGTttcagcccacatgaaatttaGTTGACATGTGTCCCGCAAAACAATCTGAGTTTGACATCACTGTTCTAATACTCCGATTCCACTTTGTGCTTGACCCTTTAGGGGGCCCCACAGCGAATCAACTTTTTCCACTTGACCCTGTCCTTTGTATGATCTTCCCCTATACCAGCCACTTTCATGTCCTCCCTCACATATCCATGTATCTTCTCCTAAATGGACCTCTCATCCTCTTCCCTGGCAGTTCTATTGTCAACATTATTTTCCAATGACCTCTCCTCTGGACATGTCCAAAGCAACCAAGTCTGCTTTCTCTGACCAAAACCTATCCAACCCGGTCAGTCCTATGGAGATCCTTAGCCCTTAAATCCTCGATACTTCTAGCTCTATTTCCTGTCTTTTCCTCAGATCTACTGGCTCTGAGCTTTACAAATATCATAGCTGGCTTCAAGACTGTCATGTAAAACTATCTTTCCATCATCGTTGTTGGCAGTCCGAACACATAACACACCTGATACTTTCTTCCAGCTCTTCCAACCTGCCTGCACACTGCCTTCACTTCTTCTGTCACTCATGGTTACGTACTTAAAGTCATCCACCTTGTCGACATCTACTCATTATAACTTTACTGTTACCCCTTTCATTTATACAAACGTATTCAGTTTTACCCCTGCTCACCCCCATTTCTCTCGTTTCCACAGCAGACCTCCACTCTCCTCTCACTGCAACATCTGCAAACCTCATATTCCAAAGAGCTTCCTGTCTTGCCTCATTTGCGAGTCAATCCATCACCACAGCAAACAAAAAGATGTTTGTTGTTGATCCCTGGTGGAATCCCACCTCAACACCAAAACTCTCCTCTCACTCCTACTGTACACTTCACAGCTGCAGAACTGTCAAACATGTCCTGAACTACATATATCTCTGCTACTCCAGACTTCCTATTGCAGTAACAGAGTTCCTCTTTGGGTACTCTCTCAAAGACAACatctaaaactaaaaatgacaaaaaactccACAGCGTTGGAAATAAATCTCTGATCACGTGATCTCAAAGTGCATATCAGTGTGATTATGATGAGCCATGAGAGAGTTACAGTATGAACCATTCCCAGGCTATCCCAAAACTTCCCAGTCAGAACAAAGAGTCCATACAGTGTTTTCTCGTTTGCAACAATACTGCGGCGCCCTTTCCCTTGACCTCTATGAGacaccacacacactcactcactcacacacacacacacacacacacacacacacacacacacacacacacacacacacacacacacacacacacacacacacacacacacacacacacacacacacacctttcaCACAAAAACCTGCAGTACATACTTTCAAGACAAGCTTTTGTGAAATGTTTCTGGGGAAATACATCGTAAGCAGGTTTAAGAGACATAGCCAAAAGAGAAACCTGGCAGTACATTTAACATTTGACTTGATGTTCtgcattataaaaaataaatggccgCATTGGGGAAACATTCATGGACAGTACCACCAAACTACAAGTCAGCTATTTAACTACAAGCACCTGTTTGCACTTCATCAACATATTGAGGATTTGCGATTCAGCTGTCAGGAAGAAGGCCAAAgtgttacaaaaataaaataaattaaaaaaacaccatgcaaaagtttttaaaacaggggtgtccaaatttttttttctcagagaaAACATCAAACATTTGAAGGCAGACGTAAAACACTGTTTAACCCCCTCTAGTGTTAAAGATGAGGAATGCAGCAGATtgtaggctgaatttaagcataATTTGTGGGCCATATTCAATAATTTATTTCTAATTTGATGTGAGCCATCAAAACCTGTGTAGCAATCTGCAGGACACAATCTGTATCCGAACTTTGCAAAATGTGTCGGTGCCAACACTAATGACGTTAAAAGGTAGAGGAAACAGAGGAGGTCGAGTTCCTTTTTTTACTACACATGACACAACCCACTTGCCAAAATACATTTAGTAAGTGGGTGAAAGTGTTTTGTAAACATGTTGAATAGGGGGGGTGGGTTAAAGAGACGCACCCAGACTGGGCCAAAGGTAAAACGTTAACAGATTCTTTCCACATGtcacaaaaagttttttttaggtcaaggTTAACCACCAAATTAAAAGATGTGCATCAGTGAGCATAAAGTGCGGGCATGATTTTAGTGTTCACCCTTGTTGCAATTACAGGTTCATTGGGCActctaaaataaaatttgattcACATTTAAGGGACATTTTTAAACTTATCtgttccaatttttttgtttttttatatcgaaaatacaaaatatagcaattTCTAAATGGAAATTCTTTTTCAAGGACTTGTTTTATTAacaatctcatttcatctcattttctgaaccactttatcagCATTAGGATttcgtggggtgctggagcctatcccagcaggcTCCCggtcagaggcaggggacaccctgaatcggtggccagccgaacgcagggcacaagaagacagacaaccatgtacactcacacccacaactaggggcaatttacagtctccaaatcagcctaccatgcattttttgtaatgtgggaggaaaccaaagtatccggaggaaacccacgcaggcccgtagagatcatgcaaacttcacacaggtggaccgacttggacTTGAGGATtaactggttcagaaaatgagatgatatgagCTTATCATTTTCAAGCAAAAGCCTCACCTTTGGGTTGGAAGGGATTTGTTAAAATTCCATGTATTTCAAGGGAAAATGTCATCACATGTAATGTGATGTTTGTTGaagtaaaactaaaaatatccTTTGAAAGCCAAAATTTGAATACCATGTTGGGTCAAAGTTTAGCCAGAGTTATTAGTGGTGAGTAAGCAGCCACCCAATCAAGCACAAACTGGCCAAAGAACGAGTGCAAATTAGGGGtgtacaagctcagtcccggaacgaattaagctcgtatctagAGGTACCACTTTAATTGTGGCTTGAAACCCACTACTGTAACACCTGTGATTTAACGCAAAGAAAAGGAGGCAAAATACCTGCAAAGGTCCGGCGTGAAGATGTAAATGCGCTCGTCTTTTTTCAGGAGAGGATGAAAAGCGCTTCCGTCAGACCCGTTTATGCTGTTGCTTTGGTTGGAATTCCAAAAGTTCAGCTGGCTGCAAATCATGTTTGTATGTCCGTTAATAGTTTGCCACAAAGTATTTTCTATCATACAATTATACAAAATTGGACAAAAGTGttaaataatacaaatctaaaaaaaacaacaacaagcattTGGGATGATAATGAGGCATAAAAAAGTTACTTTTCAGCGATTACAGGGTGCCTTAGAGCTGAGGGAGAATgcaggaacaaaaaaacaaaaaaaaaacaagacagttGGCCTCTATTTCTAGCAGAAAGACGTTGACTTAAGTAAGCAACATTAAAGAGCTGAGTTTCAAAACATTGACTGGAAAAAAACCCGGGAGGAATGCATTACCTTTGGCCTTTCCATGTTTCCACTTGGCCATAATCCAAATAATTCTGCTTCCCGGTGTGAAAGACAAATTCCCCATCGTTGCTTCCATTTTTCTGATGGGAGAACAAGTTTTTTGTACTGTATTTCCTTCAAATGAGACAAATATGCACCACCTTCGAGTACATGCATCCTACATCCTTTATCTGAAAATGTATATTATCCAGGTCATCTAATTTCTATGATAAGTCGATACTTTGACAACGTGTAAAAGGAGTTAATAGAAACATGCCTATTTGTTTGTTCTCTCGTCATTTGAACAGAACTATTCCTTCATGATAACCATATTAACCATATTCTCTCTCCCCTCcgtgaaatccgtctaattttagtacttttaaacatatcttagtacaattaaaccactgtttttgttactttgttaatagatggcgaatcaGAACTAATAAAAAGGTTTTACCAATACgatatactgtttttttccatagggttggaatgaatcaatttgtttttagttcatttctatgggaaatgttcatttgagtttggagtaaatcgacatacgagctcagtcctggaaagCATTAACCTCATATTTCAAGCACTATAATAAGAAAAGGATAAATAACTTTTTGATATGGACCCTGATTTCCAATCGTGTCATGGAATCCATTGATTCTCTAACCACTTCAAATGTTTCCCAAAGAAATCTACCCGTACCTTGTACATTAGCCCAAAAGTGGTCTCGACGTCCGGATTGGTCGGAGCGATGCGGACCAGCAACGGGTCCTCGTAACCCCACAACAGTTCGTCCACGGTGCGAGTGGTGAAAAGGCCGCACCCGAGGGAATTCATCCAGATGGATACCATGGAGGATTTCCAGAAACTTCCTTTCACCTTGTTCATCACCGCCTGGGAAGGACGGGGACTTGAGGCAAAAGTACACAGCTGCAGCTGACCTCGAGCATTACTTTCCTCACCCAAGCAGGTATATTGACAGTAGTGATGTTATCCGATGCAGGGTCGCCAACAGACTTATCTCTCAAGAACACAAAGCTTTTGGTGTTGTATCCCGAGACCATTTTGTCGTTGTCCACCATGCTCACATTTTCTTTATATCTGTATTCCCTTTACGAGACAGCAACAAAATATTTCACCAATTTTGACATGCTACAATCATAAATATGACAAATCGAGGCTACCTGGAAGGAACTATCTAGCACAGCAACATTTAACACTGTTTTGTGCAGAGATCACACTTTAACTTACTACTTTTACATTTaactttcatttattcatcttccgtaAGATTCCTGGGGCCTATCCCAAATAACAATGCGTAGGAGGTGGactacaccctgaactggtttcTACCAATGGCAGTACTGACAAATTAAGGATGAAATTCCAACTGATTGATtgtctatcatcatcaatgAACTGAAATAGCAAACGCCAGCATTGATTCTTGGAACTCACCTGTATGTGTAAGGCCCAACTTGGTTAACCACTGGTTTAGCGCCATTGAGGATCTCCTCCTCGTTGGTGACATTAAAGAAGAAGTACTCCATGTAGACAGGAGGAGGTGGCCTCTTCCATGACTCAAAAACACGACTGCCCTCCACCAAAACAATTTCCTGTCGAAGATTGAAAGTGTGATTATTAACTAATTAAACGTTCAGCGCAAATAGTCTCAGAATTGCAcgttaaaaaatgaaacatctAAATAAGAATTTACAGtatgttgaaatgttttatatataagACTTTCTTAAATGTTAACAGACTAAGAGCTATGAATCAAAGTGTAATGAATAGTAATGTTtacgtttatttatttgtttaatatatCCCCAGATAAgttttgttgtttgtattcCATAACTCTTTCACTTCCATTGACAGTTATactgtcaggcctcagacgtgactggtggcggggtgttccagtccgaccaatcactggcccagctccaacgagcggagtggcgccaggtggaggcaatcaagtTTCTGCcaggatataaggccaccggagacccaaccagctgccggatcgtaatctcAGCTCGCTCACTGAAGTAACCTCTGGTACAGaccattgttctatgttgattcattgcccttttATGCCCAGGAACCCCCAAGTCTGAGACCAGCAAGGAGAACAACAAACCAAGGATAAACGACCAGGATAGGAGGAGAACGACCCAGGatatcgacaggattggactagaactacggcaagagacagactggtagaaggaagaaggaacagccaggagtaccACCAGGACACGAACTGAATATAGTTGACTTgagcaaatttaaataaaggtgaacaaagaactggacttcaatctcgcctgctttggggccatttccAGGATCATAACATATACACATCCAATCCAGCATAGCATGTTTGTTCCTGGTCTTTCATTTAATAAAAGATGAACAAAAATGCGATTTACAATCTGCGGAGTCCAGTGCAAACTGCATAGTTCctcattgtgcatttttcagTTTGAAACATAGagttaacaaaaataattacagCGTGGGAGTACTTTAACAAGATAAGTAATTTTTTGTAGTTGTGCAATGCAGCAAGATTTTTCTCTACTTaaaacatcataaaaaatgtttttgttggcaACTGAAACGGCGAATGGTATtttgaaagtggaaaatgaatttGATACAATAGTAAATCGAATTAACAACTGAACAATTCATAGAGTATTTTTTACTTAGGAATAGTTCAGTAGGCAGCATGGTTAATCAATCGCAATTGTTTCTATTGGCAGCTGAAACTGATAAATGGCATTTccataatttaaagaaaaaaaagttaggaACAGAACAATTTAAACTATATTTTGACTGAGGACTAGTTGAAATCATTTGAGAAATGTGGATGTTGAAATTCCAAGTGATAAAGGTTAAAAAGAAGTTGCTACATGTTTGTATCTAGAATGGTGTGTacgaaaaaagagagagaaccCAGAGAACAAAAACATATCAGGGGGGCTGTAGAGGGTGCCTCTGTCTGACAAGAGCATTGGCTATGCACATGAATGGTCTTAGGGGAGACCCTCCATAGTTCCATTGTCAGacggttgccattgacaacgggCACTTGGGGAGAGTCAGTGACAGATCATGTGATGCATAAGGCTGGACTCCCAATGGTTGCGCGGGACGGCAACTTTAATGATCTGGGCCACATTCCTCAGGCCTGAGCTCCATGAGGCCCTGGCACCACACAAGCAGCCGCTATGAAgctaaacttttaaaaaaataatttaaaaaaacaccacaggAGACAACTCTCCCGATAACAATTATCTCAACATATGGCGATATGGCAATTACGTATAAATGGGTCAGGAAATCatcttaaaaaaatccattgcaactaaaacaacatattttcattattctgtGGTTAATTTCAATGAGTTTATTACTAGTAGACACACAATCtgcttgaagtgggagggttggcagcaattgATAGGAAGCCAGTGTGTTcacttcattttattcatttttaacagtGGTTATCCTGATTAGGGTCATGGGGTACTAGGGTCTATTCCAAAAggcggactacaccctagactggtccccagtcagtcatagggcacacagagagacagacaactaatTGCACCCATAATCACACggccaccaagtgggaatcatTCCCACATTCTCTGGCAAGAGAACCATTGCAACTTCGGGtggctttgtttttgtaattaacCGTTAATTTTACTGTCACTTCAGAAAACATTTCTGGGTCACCTGATGTTGATCTCAGGCATCCAGATCATTTTTCTGTTAATTGTTGttgattcctgttgattttcTGTTGTTTAAGAATTGAAGTTCATTTGCCCATTTCCAATCAAAATGGGCAATCAGTGAAAAATGTCGCAAGCAACCTCTTGGTTCCTTTTCTTATAAACTGTGACACATTTGCAACATGATCTATCGAGTCTCAACTCACGCATATTGATAACCTGTTGAGAAATAGTGTTGTGGTGTATAACCATTTTGACAAAGGAAAGGAAAAGGATTAATGGGGGATTACCATAATTTTTGGACTTTGAATCGCACCTGAATACAAGTTACACTCggcaaagaatgcacaatgaagacaaaaatatataaatatataagtcaTACTGGCGTATTAGTTGCATTTTTCTGTGTCAATTTTGTAATTTACCAGtaaacaagaacaaacattataCATTAAGATAATAGGAAAATAGAGAACTACAGAAACTTTTGCCTaagaaaacacaacataacataGTGTTAGGAGTTagagttaaaaaagaaaaaaaaaacaacagtcgGACTTCAGTATATAATGCAGGCCCACCCAAACtaagaaaaaagtgtgacttatggtccggaaaatacggtagtttgctTCCAACAGCACACGAGATGGAATTTTCAGTTTGGCCTAATTGTGTCATTTTGATTCAAAGTAGTTCCTGGGTGTAAATGAACCCATAAGAAGGGGCGCGCGCCAACGTGGACTGGGACCCCGCCTCCCAGAGCCTCTATTCTACTGATCTACAGACATTTGCAAAGTGGATAGGGACAATAAAGCTGTCACCTTGGATTGAGGAGAGCAGAGAGCTTTTCTGGTGCTCTCCTTTCATGATTTCTTTCCTTCCCAACATTGCTGCCCTCCCAGCATGCCACATGAAATAATGCATGGAACACAGGAACACAGACCCCTACACCACTCCCCGATTGAAAACATATGTAGCAGGTGAATAAGCAAATAGGAGCGCTGCTACCGCTTTGATGTCGAGACGGGACAAAAACACTAGCATGAATAACGCCCAGCCAGAGGATATTCTTTAAATCTTCTGAAAAACACTAGAACATAAACTAGTTCATGCAGAATCTATTGTTTTGGAGTTCCACCGACTGTGCTTTACCAGCTTTGCTTACGTTAAGGCAAGGGTGTCTAACTCATGTTCTGTCCAAAGCCAAGTTCcaatttcaattgttattcatttatttgttatgtGCTGATTTACAACCATTTACTTGGATTTGAGTGGTTTCTAACTACAAAACAGCTCATGTATAGAGACTTCAGAATCAAACAACATGCACTTCATCAACTTGATGTCTtgcatcaaatatttattttgatttaatctGTACCTACTATTTATCTCTGAGTCATGTTTTTTGTTCCACCCAATCTAGCACAAACCACCCAAAAAAGCAGGCTAAAACAAGCAGGACTTGACTGTGATCGCTGATTACGCTTGTAAGAAACCAGATCGTTTACAATGTGTCATCTTGTTTGCTTGTAAAGAAATCCTGAACCTTCCACAACTGTTTGGGAGCTTCGAAGTCCTTGCCTTGATTTGGACTTAACCTTTCTTTGCTTCGATCTTAGCATGAGAAGGTCTTgaacaggggttgggaaccttttttgacaagACAGCCATAATAAATTCATCATCAATCATTTGTTAATGTAATTTTGGTATTTGAAATTATGACTAAAGCAGCGCCACAGTTAGTGTCGGCGCTATTTAAATTGTGACATGCCAACTTAAAGTTCCCATTGGTCAACGGATTGCCTTGTAATGTTGTGAACACAGATGGGCCACACGAGGCTCCCATTGGTCGATTTAGCAGAGCTCGAGGTGGTGTCATGAACACCGTGACGTGCCAACGCAAGGTTCTAATTCTTCATTTTATCTTAAATGTTAGCAGAGAAcaatatgcacccatcaaaggAGACATGTCTCACTCGCGAAACATAAGTTCCCGACCCTTGCTTCCTTTTAAGGAAGTGTCTCTGCTCCCCAAAGTTTTCAATTTCACTTGATTTTGACATATGTGAGTGGTAAACAATCTTATTGTGGTCAGAACTTGGCTACAATTTTAAATCAGTCTCGGACCTGACATCTTTCAAAACactattgttattatattttcttaTCATTCTGTTCTGTGTAAATTTACTAATATTCCACAAAGGAAAGAGTGCTTATCCATTGCTTGCTGAGCTTAAGAGGCTTACCACTCAAGGACGTATTCTTGGAATGAGAACCTTTGGCAGCGTGTCTGTGGGTTGACACGTCCGGAAATAAATCACACTACTACCAGATTTTTTGTTAGATGGCACTGCATGTTGAACTGTGTGTTTTGCTTGAGTTTAGCTGTGAACTCGTGCGTATTTTATGCAGCAACACCTGCCCGATTCTTCAACAGAGTGCTGCGTCACCAACAGCATCGCCGTGAGTGTCGGATTTCTCCGCCTTTGCATGGCTCAAATTTATTAGAATTGAAGGGCGCAATGCcaaagttttaaaatataatcatttgttCTAGCCTAATCATGATGAAATGTGCCGGTATCTACAATCTAAATTTTAATACAgcggtacctcgacatatgagtaccccgacatacgagcaatttgagatatgagtaaaatttcgggcaaatgttaatcttgagataggagacaaattttgatgtacgagcagacagcggacgccaGAGGCTGCTCCTAAAAAACATCATGGGCATTGTCTCTCTccctgcaactccctcgtgtaatgtctccctccctgcaactccctcgtgtaatgtctct
This window encodes:
- the LOC144210623 gene encoding lysosome membrane protein 2-like isoform X1, producing the protein MTRRSCAIYAVGVICATLFVVGIGLISKQAFRQLMHNRLKKEIVLVEGSRVFESWKRPPPPVYMEYFFFNVTNEEEILNGAKPVVNQVGPYTYREYRYKENVSMVDNDKMVSGYNTKSFVFLRDKSVGDPASDNITTVNIPAWAVMNKVKGSFWKSSMVSIWMNSLGCGLFTTRTVDELLWGYEDPLLVRIAPTNPDVETTFGLMYKKNGSNDGEFVFHTGKQNYLDYGQVETWKGQSQLNFWNSNQSNSINGSDGSAFHPLLKKDERIYIFTPDLCRSIYMEFEKDVEVRGIPAYRFTPPRSVLASKEENPANEGFCVTPQECLGTGLLKVSPCRKGAPVVASFPHFYLADSKYAAAIEGMSPERIHHQTYLDLNPTTGIIVRANKRAQINILMNRISGFPKTRNINDTIFPVMFLNESVVMDEASAARVHKLLTTVTVVSNFPLIFLVLGGIMLLVLIVLLIRERKQKLANADENTSYSPVNEKEKEDPQNGTYIGLSAKVDAQT
- the LOC144210623 gene encoding lysosome membrane protein 2-like isoform X2, giving the protein MEYFFFNVTNEEEILNGAKPVVNQVGPYTYREYRYKENVSMVDNDKMVSGYNTKSFVFLRDKSVGDPASDNITTVNIPAWAVMNKVKGSFWKSSMVSIWMNSLGCGLFTTRTVDELLWGYEDPLLVRIAPTNPDVETTFGLMYKKNGSNDGEFVFHTGKQNYLDYGQVETWKGQSQLNFWNSNQSNSINGSDGSAFHPLLKKDERIYIFTPDLCRSIYMEFEKDVEVRGIPAYRFTPPRSVLASKEENPANEGFCVTPQECLGTGLLKVSPCRKGAPVVASFPHFYLADSKYAAAIEGMSPERIHHQTYLDLNPTTGIIVRANKRAQINILMNRISGFPKTRNINDTIFPVMFLNESVVMDEASAARVHKLLTTVTVVSNFPLIFLVLGGIMLLVLIVLLIRERKQKLANADENTSYSPVNEKEKEDPQNGTYIGLSAKVDAQT